CTCTTCATCCATATGGATGCTGAAACTTTCACACATCCTGAAAGGGCGACCGATCGCTCTCCCGGACTGCCAGGTGTTTACTGCAATGCAGTTGGCAGCAACGATGGCTGGGTCTTTCACGGGCAATCTACAGCGTATGGCCTATCAGGAGTGGTGTTACGCAGTTTGGTTGCATTCGGTGAGGAATGCTTAGTGGTCGACGTTGGTGGTGATGTAGTTTCTCAAGTTACTTCGGAAGAGATGCATTCGACGGAACTGCTTTATCGGGCACTCTGTTGTGGAGTAGAAGATTTTGTGCGTAAAGGTGGCTATAATGGTGTTTGCATCGCCTGGGATGGAACTCTGGCGGCACATCTCCTTACTAGAATTGCCATCGACTCCATGGGGGAAGAACAGATTGCAGTGATTGATTTCACTGAAGATCCTAGTTCAAACCATGATTGGGGGGATGTCGAAATTCTGGACACTAGTTTAAGTGCATTATCAAAACCGCTAACAGACGAGTTTCCTGTGGCGGCAGGTGTGGAGCACAGGCTGCGTAAAGTGGCTTTAGATCACGCTGCTGAGTCCAGAGGGTATCTCTATCTTAGCGCTGGGACCTCCACCTCATTCCTGATGGGTGACTCCGAATATATAGACTATGATTTTGGAGGGCTTGCGGTCTTTGCAGATTTGCCAACGAGTAGTCTCCTAAAATTAGGGAGGTATTTGAAGCTATCAGAAGATGTCATTGCTTCGGCAGGAGAGGGGGATGCTGTTGCTATCCAAGAGAAAGTGCTTAAGGCGATCGCCAATGGGAGAGGAGCTCTCCAGATCATTGAATCTACTAATTTGCCTGAGCATTTTGTCAGAAGCCTTATCAGAAAATACAATTTAAATCATACCAGATCACGATACAGGCCTGTAAAAATACACCTAACCAAAACAGATAGAGACCTTAATGGTGATTTCCCTGTTATTCAGACCTTTGTAGACTAACCGGGTAGAATTGTGCATTATCTCATGGAAGGTAGTTATGAGAGCTGAGGAAGCATCTAGCACGAGAACCCAAAAGAAGGGTATGCCATGGATCAAGATAGCCATCTTGGTCACAGTCTTGATGATTGCCGGGGCGGTGGCTGTTCAATACCTCAAGTGGCAGGAAACGGCTGCTTCAGAAAAAAGGCTGGCGGAACAAAGTGCGGTCCAGAGGAAGCAAAACTCCCGCAAGGCCGTTGAAGATGCACAGAACTTCTTAAATCAGGGGGACCTTGCAAAAGCTGAGAGATCTATTCTCTTAGCTGAGGGCTTGGATACTGATGGTGAGCTGAGCGGGGATATTTTTCAGCTCAAAGCCAAGTACAAAATATTGAAGGCTAAGGCGGATGAGGAGCTTGAGGCATTGAAGAAGAGGGAGGCTAAAGCTGATGAAATTATTAGTGAGATCAATAATCTGTTAGCGGGGGCTGAGATTGAAGCGATTTTATCTCAGCTTAAAAACAAGCTTTCTAGTCTCGACCAAATCGAGAAGGAAGGAGTCAGCGATGCCTGTAGGAAAAGGATTGGGCAAATCAACTCTCAAATCGACACCTCAAGACGAGAGGCAAATATCAAGAGGCTTCAAAATTTGCTAGCGGAAGTAGTTTCATTGCAGACAGAGGAAGAGGTCGCGGGAGCACTTAAAGCTATCCAAGCCCGAGCAGCCCGTGACCCCATTCCGGAAGAATTGCAGGAGAAAATTGCAAATGCCTCCAAGGAGCTTCAGCAAAGACTTCAGACGATTCAGGTGGTGAAAACTTTTCAGGTAAACTTGTCGAAGGAGAACTGGATTGACGCTGAGCAGTCCATCACCGCCATGGAGTCGCTTGGTTTGGGTGACGCGCAAATACAGCAATATCGATTAAGGTTTCAAGAGCTTCGCGCTCACGCGGAAAAAAGAGACCGACGCGTGCAAATGTTGATGAACGAGTTCAAGAGTATGGACACTTCTCGTTTTAATGCTGCCGCATTTTCAAAACTTGACCAGATTCTTGAGATAGCGCCTGAGCACGCGGAAGCATTGGCACTAAAGAAACGCCTGTCTACCACCTTGGACCAGATCCGCGTTCCTGGAGATGTAGCTGACATTGATGAGGCCGTGAAATGGGTTAATAGCGGGGGGAGAATACTTCTTGGAGAAGGTTTGTTCTATGCGGAGATTGAATTGGAGAAGAGCCTGAAGATAGAAGGCCAGGGGGTGAATAAAACATTTATCGAGTCCAAGTGCGCGCACGGCCCTGCTATTTATATTAAGCAGAAGGAAGGCAAGGTGAACATAAAAGGGCTTACGGTAAAGGGAATAGGCTATATCGACGACCAGCATCGTCATGCGCTAATCCTCGTCGCATCCAATGCGTATTTTGAGAATTGCGAGTTCGTCAAAGCACCAGGGCATGGAGTAGCTGTTATTGCTGGCAAGCTAGAGATGAAGGGGTGCAAAGTATCACAGAGCGGCTGGGATGGAGTCACCATTAAAGGGGAGGACAGTCAAGCCGCGCTGACTGACTGCCTATTTGATGAAAATGCGGAGCATGGAGTGGACTTTTGGGATGGAGCTTCAGGTACGGTGTTTCGGAGTAAAATTGCGTCTTCCTCAGGAAGTGGCCTGGTAGTCACTGGGGGGAGTCGAGTCACTCTAGCCCAATGCACAGTAGAGAAGAATAGAGAGACGGGCGTGTATATTGCCGACGGCTCTCTGGTGAAAATGGATAAGGTCCTTTCACAGGGGAACCTGCTCTCAGGTGTTGCCATCCAAGGCGATCTTACTTCTGTTGAAATGAGTATCGTGGCTTCTGCGGGGAATGACCAGGCAGGCTACTTTATCCAGGGCAACCCCACGATTCATGGGCTAAACCGTGCTACAGCAGAGAATAATAAACAGGGTAAAATTGTAAGGAAATAGCCCTAAGTCAGGAATCTTTCGAGACGTATCTAATCCAGATTGACAGCGGGGAAAGGCTTGGGTTCCATCAACCGCGATGTCCACCGGGTTCTCATTTTCCAGTCTCAATGAAGCGCAGCGCGATGCAGTTAATTCTCTTGATGGTCCAGTATTGATTCTGGCTGGGGCTGGTACAGGCAAGACTCGCACGGTGACCTGCCGGATTGCTAATATGCTTCAGCAAGGTGTGCAGCCGCACCAGATCCTCGCGGTGACATTCACCAACAAGGCTGCCGCAGAGATGCGTGAGCGTGTTTGTGGCATGGTGTCTCAGGATGCTGGTGAAGAAATCACCGTGTGTACATTTCACTCCCTCTGTGTGAGGATCTTGCGTGAGGGCATCGAGAAACTTGGCTACAAGAAGAACTTCACCATCTATTCTGGCCCTGACCAGATCGGCATGATCAAGCAGCTGATCGTCCGCAAAGGCGGAAAGGATCTGAATGTTGACCCTCAGATGGTCCTCAGTCTCATTTCAAACAATAAGAATGCGGGCATTGATGCGGACGATCAAGCCGATGATCTGATCGCTGACATTGCCCGTGCTTACAATAATGAATTGAGAACTCAGAATGCCGTGGATTTCGATGACTTGCTTCTACTAGCTGAGAAACTCCTTCGCGAGCATGCGGATGTGCGTGAGATTCTGCAGAAGAAGTACACACATGTAACCGTTGATGAGTTCCAGGACACCAATGGTCTTCAGATGAAGCTGCTCCAGCAGTTGGTAGGTAAGCCATACAATGTCTGTGTGGTTGGTGATGATGATCAGAGTATCTATGGCTGGCGAGGAGCCGACGTAACAAATATCCTTCAGTTTGAGAGGTTCTTCCCCAATCCTAAGGTGATCCGCCTAGAGATGAACTATCGCAGCTCAGCTGCAGTTCTCCATACTGCCAACTCTCTGATTAAGCACAATTACGGACGCAGGGAGAAAGAGTTGAAGCCGTCAAAAGACGGTGGCGAGAAATTGCGACTCATTGCGATGCCGGGGGATGAGGAAGAGGCTGACTTTATCGCGGAGGAGATCCACGAACGTAATGCGGTGGAGAAAAAGCCATGGGAGGATTTCGCGATCCTGTTCCGGACCAACGGCCAGAGCCGCAATCTTGAGCGTGCTATGCGCGAGCTGAAAATCCCATACCGTATGGTGGGGGCACAGAGTTTCTTCGACAAAAAGGAAGTGCGAGACACTATCGCCTATCTGCAGGCCTTACATAACCCGCTTTCGGATGTGCCTCTGCTGCGTGTTCTGAATTCTCCGCCACGCGGTATAGGGCAGGGTTCCACGGTACTCATTACCGACTGCAGTCGTGAGAGGCAGTGTAGTGTCTGGGAGGCAATGGGGTGCGAGGAGGTGCTTGAGCAACTGAGCACCAAAGTCCGCAATTCGGTCAATGCATTCGTCGAGCTCATGCAGGGATATCACCAGCGACTCATCAAGAAAGAGGAGAACATGGGTGCAGTCTTCAAGGAGTTCCTGGAGGAAATCGATTTCTTTGAATGGGTCAAACGCGGCTGCAAGACTGAGAATGAAAAGCTCCAGCGCGTGGAGAATGTTCAAGAAGTCTACGCTAATTTGTCTCACGCACATCGCCAAGGAAAGTCGCTACAGAAGTTCCTCGACCAGATGGCGCTACAGCAAGATAAAGACGATGATATTGAAAAGCAGAAGGGTGTCTGCATGATTACCCTCCATGCCTCCAAGGGTTTGGAATTCCCGATCGTATATCTGGTTGGTTTAGAAAACGGGATCTTGCCTCATAAGCGAAGCTTGGAAGAGGGCACCACAGATGAGGAGCGCAGATTGCTGTATGTGGGTATCACCCGGGCTCAGGATGAACTCACCATGACCTACTGTGCTTACCGCACTAAGTACGGGGAACAGGCTCATTGTGAATCCAGTCAGTTCCTCAAGGAAATCGACTTCACTCACATTGAGGAACTTGATTATGACGACATCATGGGAGCTGAGGCTACTGAAGAGGAGACGGAGAGTTTCTTCTCAGGGCTTAAGAGCTTCCTTGATGACTGATGACTGGATCTGCCGGCTACCTGAGCAGGAAGTAGAAAGCCAATACTTCGCCGCCAATCCACACGGCAACGATGTGAGCAACTCCGAAAGAACGTGCACCTGGGCTTTCTGAAGGGTTGTCGTGGTGAGGCCCAAACAGGTGATTGTATTTTGCCACTAGCCAGCCACCAAGCAGCGTCCACACAATGAGAAAGATGACTATTCCGGTCTTGATGACAATCTGCAGCATAGTGATTTATTATTTTCCGTTAGAGTAATCTGGCAGGGGATTATTCCAGAAAATTATTTTTACATGATGTCCTCCACAAATTCTTCTTTGCGGAATGGTTTGAACTGGTGAGCTTCCTCACCCAAACCTATGAATTTTGGGGCGATTCCCAGCTCTTGGTAGATAGAGACGATTATGCCTCCCTTGCCGGAACCATCCAGCTTGGTGACGACTAAGCCGTCTAGAGCGATCGCTTTATTGAATTCTCTGGCCTGTTGAAGCGCATTACCGCCAGTAGTAGCATCGACAACGATCATCTTCAGATGTGGCGCAGAAGGGTCTTGCTTGCCTACAGTTCGCTCGATCTTCTCAAGTTCTGACATCAAGTTGTGGCGAGTATGCAGGCGCCCAGCTGTATCCAGGATAAGGAACTGAGTGCCCTCTGCGATGGCTTTCTGGTGAGCAGTGTAGCAGACCGACGATGGATCTGCATTCGGAGCCCCTTTTACCAGTGGAATTTCAAGGCGGTTGGCCCATACTTCAAGTTGCTCGACGGCTGCTGCACGGAAGGTATCTGCTGCTGCCACCATGACTGAGTGTCCTTGGGATTTAAGATATTGGGAAAGCTTGGCTGTAGAGGTAGTCTTCCCCGTCCCATTGACGCCGACCATAAGGATAACGTAGGGTAGGCCGTCTTCTCTAGGCCTAAGGTCCAGCTTATCTTCAGGTAAGATTTCAGCGATGTGGCGCTTGGCTGTATCAGAGACATCATCAGCAGTGATCTGCCTGCCCAAGTCTTGTAGCTCATCGACAATGGTCATGGTCAGCTTGGCCCCCAAGTCTGCTGCGATCAGGTCGGCTTCTAGCTCGTCCCAGTCGATCTCAGCCTTGTTGCGTACCTTGTTGATGAGTTTTTTGAAAAAGCCTGACATGTCGCGGATGGGTTTATGATGGGTGTCGCTTTAGGGCAAGAGTTTCTTGATCTCTCTCACTTCGTGCCTGTGGGGGCTGAGCTCGTCTATTTTAGCCAGGACTACGGAAATATCAGGAATCTGAATTTTCTCGCTCTCGATTTGCCTCTCATCACGAGGAAAGTCATCGGCAGGGAGTATGGCTTGAGCTAGATGGTGGCATGCCCAGGCTCTCCACACGCGCAATTCGGCTAATGGCTGATTAAAATTCATGCGGGTCGCCAAGTGTTGGTAATGACGCACCGGATTACCCAAGAATTCATGACTTCTGTGTGAGGACTGAATGATCCAGTACACTGCTTTGTAGGCGATGGGGTGTCTCTGTGTGATTGGCGCGTCCGCTTGCAGTTGAGCCATGAATGACTTGTTTATCTGTAACAGAGCCTGGGCGGGATAACCCTGCTTCCATTGATTCTGTGCGAGTTCAAGGCAGGCTAGATAGAATTTCTGGCCACACTCCGCCCGGTAAGGCCTGGAGTGGGTGATGGGCAAGACTCCAGAAGTGGGTGGTAAATGGGGGCAGTGATTATTTGCGTTGGTTCGCATATTCGGCTTGATGCATGGTGATAAGGCAGTGAAAAGCAGCTGTCAAAATTTTCGTGGATTCCAAATTACCAACTGGAGCACGTACGATCTGGATCGGAGTCGTGTTTTTCTTGCTGTCAGTCCCACCGGGTCTGTGGTCACCAGCATTGCCCAATATTCTGGAGAGTTATGACGCTCTATGGGTCATTCCCTACGCGACTGCGGTAGGCCCGGTAGTCAGCATTTTCTCGAGCCTGATGTTTGCTTCTTTGGCTGATCGTCGTGTTGAGGCTCAGAAACTACTCGGAGTTTTATCTCTTGCTGGTGCTGGATTCCTCTACATGGCTTTTGCTGTTCTGAGTTGGGGTTGGAATCCTTGGTGGTATGTGGTTATGCAGGGCATGAATGCGCTCATCTCCGCTCCTATGTGGGCTCTGATTACCAAAATTGCTTTGGAGCATGCCGAAAACCCGACCAAGCAATTCCCTCTGTATCGTCTGTGGGGCACAGTAGGTTGGGCCTTTGCTGGTATTTTAGTGAGCTGGTTGGCTTTGGACGCCTCAGCTGAGGCCGGTAAGGCTGCCGCACTTGTGCGGATCTTGCTCGCCGCGGCTGCATTCATGCTACCGGTGACCAAGCCTATTCCCTCAGAAGAGAGGGGGCTTCGTGCAGCGCTTGGTCTGAATGCATTCACCCTGTTCCGAGATCGCACGCTGAGAGTCTATTTCA
Above is a genomic segment from Rubritalea squalenifaciens DSM 18772 containing:
- the ftsY gene encoding signal recognition particle-docking protein FtsY, which gives rise to MSGFFKKLINKVRNKAEIDWDELEADLIAADLGAKLTMTIVDELQDLGRQITADDVSDTAKRHIAEILPEDKLDLRPREDGLPYVILMVGVNGTGKTTSTAKLSQYLKSQGHSVMVAAADTFRAAAVEQLEVWANRLEIPLVKGAPNADPSSVCYTAHQKAIAEGTQFLILDTAGRLHTRHNLMSELEKIERTVGKQDPSAPHLKMIVVDATTGGNALQQAREFNKAIALDGLVVTKLDGSGKGGIIVSIYQELGIAPKFIGLGEEAHQFKPFRKEEFVEDIM
- a CDS encoding ATP-dependent helicase, encoding MSTGFSFSSLNEAQRDAVNSLDGPVLILAGAGTGKTRTVTCRIANMLQQGVQPHQILAVTFTNKAAAEMRERVCGMVSQDAGEEITVCTFHSLCVRILREGIEKLGYKKNFTIYSGPDQIGMIKQLIVRKGGKDLNVDPQMVLSLISNNKNAGIDADDQADDLIADIARAYNNELRTQNAVDFDDLLLLAEKLLREHADVREILQKKYTHVTVDEFQDTNGLQMKLLQQLVGKPYNVCVVGDDDQSIYGWRGADVTNILQFERFFPNPKVIRLEMNYRSSAAVLHTANSLIKHNYGRREKELKPSKDGGEKLRLIAMPGDEEEADFIAEEIHERNAVEKKPWEDFAILFRTNGQSRNLERAMRELKIPYRMVGAQSFFDKKEVRDTIAYLQALHNPLSDVPLLRVLNSPPRGIGQGSTVLITDCSRERQCSVWEAMGCEEVLEQLSTKVRNSVNAFVELMQGYHQRLIKKEENMGAVFKEFLEEIDFFEWVKRGCKTENEKLQRVENVQEVYANLSHAHRQGKSLQKFLDQMALQQDKDDDIEKQKGVCMITLHASKGLEFPIVYLVGLENGILPHKRSLEEGTTDEERRLLYVGITRAQDELTMTYCAYRTKYGEQAHCESSQFLKEIDFTHIEELDYDDIMGAEATEEETESFFSGLKSFLDD
- a CDS encoding MFS transporter, producing MDSKLPTGARTIWIGVVFFLLSVPPGLWSPALPNILESYDALWVIPYATAVGPVVSIFSSLMFASLADRRVEAQKLLGVLSLAGAGFLYMAFAVLSWGWNPWWYVVMQGMNALISAPMWALITKIALEHAENPTKQFPLYRLWGTVGWAFAGILVSWLALDASAEAGKAAALVRILLAAAAFMLPVTKPIPSEERGLRAALGLNAFTLFRDRTLRVYFITATLIAVPLMAHYMYAPKQLLEMGQLPGNDDWFSNVVKSMLPGPTAQMTFGQITEIGAMLFLSWVGARARVKALVIVALIVGVTRFAVYALAGQTGIMMWMWLGVSLHGPCYTLFSITGQMFMDRRVPRNMRGQAQALFGLLSGSVGGSVGALTCGFVFSMTGAGQTWMAWTIFWTILSLMVLLCLVYFSIGYKTIQHTHDEN
- a CDS encoding right-handed parallel beta-helix repeat-containing protein produces the protein MPWIKIAILVTVLMIAGAVAVQYLKWQETAASEKRLAEQSAVQRKQNSRKAVEDAQNFLNQGDLAKAERSILLAEGLDTDGELSGDIFQLKAKYKILKAKADEELEALKKREAKADEIISEINNLLAGAEIEAILSQLKNKLSSLDQIEKEGVSDACRKRIGQINSQIDTSRREANIKRLQNLLAEVVSLQTEEEVAGALKAIQARAARDPIPEELQEKIANASKELQQRLQTIQVVKTFQVNLSKENWIDAEQSITAMESLGLGDAQIQQYRLRFQELRAHAEKRDRRVQMLMNEFKSMDTSRFNAAAFSKLDQILEIAPEHAEALALKKRLSTTLDQIRVPGDVADIDEAVKWVNSGGRILLGEGLFYAEIELEKSLKIEGQGVNKTFIESKCAHGPAIYIKQKEGKVNIKGLTVKGIGYIDDQHRHALILVASNAYFENCEFVKAPGHGVAVIAGKLEMKGCKVSQSGWDGVTIKGEDSQAALTDCLFDENAEHGVDFWDGASGTVFRSKIASSSGSGLVVTGGSRVTLAQCTVEKNRETGVYIADGSLVKMDKVLSQGNLLSGVAIQGDLTSVEMSIVASAGNDQAGYFIQGNPTIHGLNRATAENNKQGKIVRK